In Arachis hypogaea cultivar Tifrunner chromosome 17, arahy.Tifrunner.gnm2.J5K5, whole genome shotgun sequence, a single window of DNA contains:
- the LOC140180966 gene encoding uncharacterized protein isoform X1, whose product MSPRAGFSSLLVLYRNMIPSNFIMNTSNVMASLATDLLVIRYSDTDVAEYLYNSKPDADSLYTYLCKDLTKACSTKAPPVPKIEEGRAVVVLWSPGAGIRSE is encoded by the exons ATGTCCCCAAGAGCAGGATTTTCTTCATTGCTTG TTTTGTACAGGAATATGATCCCTAGTAACTTTATTATGAATACATCTAATGTGATGGCTAGTTTGGCCACAGATCTGCTG GTTATACGGTATTCAGATACAGATGTTGCTGAATATCTATATAATTCGAAGCCTGATGCCGATTCATTGTACACATATCTCTGCAAAGACCTTACTAAAGCATGCAGCACCAAGGCACCCCCTGTCCCTAAG ATAGAAGAAGGGAGAGCAGTTGTGGTGTTGTGGTCTCCTGGAGCTGGTATCAGAAGTGAGTAG
- the LOC140180966 gene encoding actin-depolymerizing factor 1-like isoform X2 — MANAASGMAVHNDCKLQFLELKTKRTHRFIVFKIEENQKQVIVEKLGEPAQGYEDFAACLPPNECHYAIYDFEFLTEGYVPKSRIFFIACFVQEYDP, encoded by the exons ATG GCAAATGCAGCTTCTGGAATGGCGGTCCATAATGACTGCAAGTTGCAGTTTTTGGAGCTCAAGACAAAAAGGACTCACAGGTTCATAGTTTTCAAGATTGAGGAGAATCAAAAACAAGTCATTGTGGAGAAGCTTGGTGAGCCAGCTCAAGGCTACGAAGATTTTGCTGCTTGCCTCCCTCCTAATGAGTGCCACTATGCTATATATGATTTCGAGTTCTTGACCGAAGGCTATGTCCCCAAGAGCAGGATTTTCTTCATTGCTTG TTTTGTACAGGAATATGATCCCTAG